Below is a window of Leishmania major strain Friedlin complete genome, chromosome 29 DNA.
GCGCGGCAACAGCGAGGCAGCTGGCGAGCAGAAGTCGGACGAGGCGAAGCCGATGCACCTTGATACCGAGAAGCCACCAGCGTTCGACCCTGTGACGGGCCGGTGGCTGTTCGAggagacagaggaggagaagcggctgcGAGAGCTCGCCAAGGCAGGCCCGCCCAAGATGGCACCCAAGGCTGCGGGGCCGACTTCCGCACCGGCAGCTTCTGCGGCCGCATGGGGCCCATCCCCTTCTgagtcggcgctgctgcagcgaccaGCACCAGGTAAACCACCTCAGCCTGGCAACGCGCATCCTGGCCCAGGTGCTCCAGCCCCCGTTCATGCAGGAGGGGGCATGCCGGCACCTCGCCcaggtggtggcgcccccGCAGTTGCGGGCCGTGacgtgccgccgccaacgaTGGCTGGTCGTGGTGCCGCGCGGCCTGGTAAGCGGCCGCAGTACGTGGACATGTTCAACACGAATTAGTGCGCCTAATTCGCTACAAGGCAAGGGAAGTGGTAGGCGGACTGGACTGCTGCACGCGAGGGGTATCTTGTGAGCGGGGTGGGCCGCGTAGCAGGTGAcagccccctctccctccttccctccctccctctcttctccaacgaatgaaggaggaggaggagggggaggggctgaGACTGCGCCGTTGTTTTGGTGACCGTAGAGAGTGTTTTGTCGTGCTCTGCTGTTTTACGCTCTGATGTCAGTCGAGGGGACGGGTGAACGTGCCACTCGcactcgcacgcgcgcatgtgctTGGCAGCTGTTCCTCTATAGCCGATTAGccgaggggaaggggcgtCTCGacgtacgcgtgtgtgcaatGCCTGTGTGGGGGTGTGAAGGGTAGAGGAGGTCCTGCTGATGCGGTATGTCGTTGCCATGTGGTCGTCGAATGCCGTTGCCGCTTCTCTGCGAGTCCATTCCTTTATCGTTTgcgtttgttgttgtcgggCTCCTTCTGCAGGTGTGCAACCTCTTTTTCaagggtgcgtgtgtgtgtgtgtgtgtgtgtgcgtgtgcgggggtCCGTGCGTTGTGggcctcgctcgctcgctaCCGCGCGTAGCCTGGTGTTGTGTCAAGACACGGCGCAATAATGCAAGGCAAGCAGACAGTCGAGATGGGAAAATCGAAGGGATCGAGGAAAGCGGCGCGTCCAGAGCGTGAGGGCAGCCACTTTTgaacgtgtgcgtgcgtgagggTGCCGTTTTCGAcctgcgtgctgctgcgcacctgCGAGCACGCGCTCGTGGGcagcccccttcctccttgccctctctctctctctctctggggAAGCGCCATCACGACCCGACCGCTTACCAGCAATGCCGACATTGGCATTTTGTTTCGTTACATTTTTCGGTCATGAAGGGGGGCCTGTCACGCCTTTTTCGCCCTCACGTTGGCGGAGAAGGTCCGGGGGACGTGACCGCTCTCGGCATTCATGCCCTTGagcctttctctttctctctctctctccgtgtctGCGCACGTCGAACTCACTTCCATCTTGCATTATCTTCATCCCATCCCCTCTTTCTATTGGACATGCCGCAGATCTCAGCACTCGCACCAGCAACAAAAAATTAACGCACACTCGCCAACTCAGCAGCCACAAACGTCACCACCGTGATCGCGCGCCTTCATTACACCCTCACACATACGGACAAACACGCACTCGGCTCAgcatctcccccccccccttccgttgcccccccccccccctcccccctccctctaccGCCGCTGGGCCAGCGCTCTTTGGTGCTTTTCCTTGGCCTCGTACTTGAGGCACAACAGAGATTTGTTCCGCAACCTGCTTCTTCGTGGGCAGCGATGAGCGCCACGGACGCATCGATTACAGGCGCGGAGGCCGCACCGGCGTCTCCGGGAACCTCCCCGGCGGCTACCGGCCCGGCTTCAACGGCAGCCGTGACCGCGTATACGGTCGGCATCGACATTGGCTCCGCCACTACTCGTGTGGCTGTCATGGACCCAGCGAAGCTGATGCCGACCATTATACGCAACGCCTTGGGCAACGAGGCCACGAGCACCGTGGTGTCGTTTGCCGCCAACGAGGCTCGCTCTTTCGGCGAGaacgctgcggcgcggcaggtgACGAAGGCGTCGGAGACCATTGTCGATCTTGCGCCGTGGATATTTGGCTACACGTCTGGGGAGCAGGTGCCAAAAGACACCGCCGTATCACTGCAGGTGGTGTCACCAGCCACCGCCATGACTGAGGCTGTTGTCTTGAAATCCCGGCAGCTTGGTGCGCAGGAGCACCTTACCCACCCAGCGCAGGTGGCTGCCTTCTACATCAAGTCGCTCTTGCAGCTCTTGCCGGAAAAGGGGATGATACGCACTTCTCCGGTCTGCCTGGCTGTGCCGTCTGCAGCATACGCGGCTTCCTTCGAAGCGCTCCGCCAAGCCACTTTGCTTGCTGGCGTGCCGCAAGAGCAGACGATAATCGCCCACTCAGACGAGGCCACCGCCGTGTActtccaccacctccagTACAGCGGCCTACCCGCGAAgcacgacggcgcggcggtgccagtGGTGCTGATCGACATTGGACAGAGCTGCTCAGTCGCTTCCCTCATCATggcctcacagccgcgcgTGGAGAAGGTGGATTGCCAGACGCTGCGCATGGGCAGCGAGTACATCGATGCTCTTCTCTGCAGCCACGTATACAGTGAGCTCGGCAAGAAGttcggcgcggcggccgatCCCTTGCGTGGCGACATCAAGTCGTTTCGCAAGATCCTGCGCGAATGCCGAAAGGCCAAGGAGGTGCTGTCGACGACGGACGAGACGCAGGTGCAGCTAGAAGGCCTTAGCGGGGACATCGACATCATCGTTTCCGTAACGCGTGCGATGAtggagcaggcggcgctgccgtttctgcaggcggtgcgtgcgATGCTCACGGCCATCAAAGAGAAGCTGCCGGTGCCGAGCGCGACGGAGGACGGTTCGCAGGCGGCAGCTGTGCCCCCCCGCGTCGAGGTGATTGGTGGCGGGTGGCGCTCCGTGTGCGTCATGGAGGCGATCAGGGAGGTGTTCGGCATCACGCGTGTCGGCGTATCGCTCGATGCCAACCTCAGCgtggcggagggcagcgcCATCCTCGCTGAGGTGCGCCAGTTGACCATTGCAAGGCAACAGGACGAGGAACAGACGGCACAGGCCACGACCGCATCGTCGGTAGCGGAGGCTCACCAGGTCGAGCTCATTGGCTTTGAGGTCCTTGACGCGAACTCCCCCATCAACCGACCGCTCTCCGAGGCAGGGGTGAGGGCCGTGACGGAGTGGATAATGCTGGAGAAACAGATGGAAGACAGTGACGCCCGCATCCACGAGCGACTGGCCGCGCTGAATCGACTTGACTCGTACATTCTGCAGACCCTGGCCGCAGTCGACAACTGCGCTGCGTCGAGTGAGAAGAAGACCGAGATGCGGGCCTACATTGAGGAGGTCGACGCGTacgtgcgcagcgagggcgATGAGGCAAGCTCGGTGGAGTTGAACGAgaagctggcggcggtgcaggccCACGTCACGGAGCACTTCTCTGAGATAGAGGCGTACTACGagagcgtgcgtgcggaggagaagaggaaggaggaagaaCTGGTGAAGCTGAGCAAGGAGCGGCAGGAGGACGAGTCCGACTTGAAGAGCGACCCCCAACGTCTGCGCAtggcgcagaagcggcgTGAACAGGGGCAGGGCTTGTTTAGGGAGGAGTGCTGGGCtgaggcgcagacgcgcttCGTGCAGGCGCTCTCCATTCTCGGCCAGCTCTACGACACGAGCAGCGAGGAGAACAAGACAAAGAAGCGGGAGATCTCCCTCTCGTGCTACCTCAACatcgcctcctgcagcgtcaaGCTCGGGCTGTGGAAGAACGCGGTGAACAACTGCACCAACGCGCTCGAACTCGTGCCAGATCACCCGAAGGCGCTCTTCCGCCGCGGGCAGGCCTACAGCGCGCTGAAGGAGTACGAGGAGGCAGTGACAGACCTGGAGAAGGCCAAGGCGGTGTCGCAGGACGACCCGGTTGTTGTGGCAGAGCTGAACAAGGCAAAGGCCGCCCTGGGGGCAGAAAAGGCAAAGACGAAGAAGATGTTCGCTAAGATGTTCTCATAAGAAAAAGAGAACGGCAGCGCAGGCAGATGATTGCACGTGAACTCCGAAGGATTCTATTCGAGCGCAGGCACATGCTTGggtgggcgtgtgcgttgtgggagggggagggggggcaaGCGTGAAGGATGAATGGGAGCGGTGAAAGGGACCGAGTTTCGTgtgcggtgacggcggtgctctgccctctttctcgcctctcccccttgtcttctgcgctgcgtgcgtgcgcaggaCACTCAGATGATTCGCCCTTTCAGGCCTTTGCCTTAATTTTTTGCTTTGGGAGGAtgcttctctctgtctctctctctcttttcagTGCGCACGCGTATTTTCAAAACAAGCACTCGGCCCCTTCCGTGTGTTTCTCACACCTCCGTACATTATTTTACGACAGCCAtcagcgtgtgtgcgtgtgtcccTGGGGGGGAGGGTAAGGGGAAAACAGACgtctacacacacacacacacacacacatacaggcGCACTTGGCTGCATGCGTAGCTGTGCGCCGTCGCGAGCGGTCAACTTGTGCTGCATGAGTATTGCAAACAGATGGTACTGctgcttcctctctcttcccaccTTCGTCCCTATCCGTGTCTTGGCTCCCTCACTCTGCCTCCACGCGTTTGTCTTTCACGTATACCCGCCCTTCTTATGCGCACGTCCGGCACCCATTTCCGATGTGTTCGTAGCGCACACGCCCTGCCCTGCCGTGCCTCACGTTTCCTTTCCGTTTCTCGCGGAGTTGCACTTGACTCGTCTTTATTTTCCGCTCGGCGGTGCTCTCATTCGCGTGTAGCATCTGTGCTCTTGcccggaggtgctgcgcacgcgcgcgtgactctctctctctctctgctcgcTCTTTTTTGTGCTTGATACTTTTTTTTGTGGCGCGGCGAGGCCGGAGCCCATCGCGGACGTGTCAGACCGTCCCACAGGCGGCATCGCGGCACCACACGCTCAGGGGGatacgtttttttttttctttcatAGACAAacccacgcgcgcaccccccccccccaaaaaaaaagcgcaTAGACCCTACAGCGAGCAAACACGCGCTCATTCTGGAGTGGATCTGGTTGCACAGGCACATCAAGTCCCACCGAAGCGTCGTTTTTCCCCATCCACATCACCGCACAATACGTAAACTCATCTCCTCATAAGCGGGAGAGAAGgccgagggggggggggaggaggaggaggggacaGTGCGGCTGCTTCAACTGGACCGCTGCTCCACTTGTTTTCCCTCAGCGACAAAGGTgccacacagacgcacacgcacacacaaacacagacagacacgcgccgccatctccttcgctctccgctactctctcccctctcattgaaaaaaaaaggggttGCATGCCTCTCGAACCGGCCGGACTGTAATCTATTACCGAGTGCGCTCATCTGCTGCCTTGTGCTTCGGCTGCGCAACCTTCGCGTGTCTGCGTATCCATCACGCTCTCTACTCCCCCTGCCGATCTCAGAGAGGTGCCACCGCCCTTTTTTTCGatcgcctcgctctctctctacctATCCCTCTCCTGTTACGCTTATTCATGTCGGTGGTGCCCATTTCCTTCGCTCCCGCCTGTGTTGCTTGTGTGTCCTTGCCATCTTCGTTAGACTAGATTTGCTTTGCCTGCCGTTTTCTATTTTTTATtgtctcccccct
It encodes the following:
- a CDS encoding hypothetical protein (previous protein_id=AAZ09580.1), encoding MDPAKLMPTIIRNALGNEATSTVVSFAANEARSFGENAAARQVTKASETIVDLAPWIFGYTSGEQVPKDTAVSLQVVSPATAMTEAVVLKSRQLGAQEHLTHPAQVAAFYIKSLLQLLPEKGMIRTSPVCLAVPSAAYAASFEALRQATLLAGVPQEQTIIAHSDEATAVYFHHLQYSGLPAKHDGAAVPVVLIDIGQSCSVASLIMASQPRVEKVDCQTLRMGSEYIDALLCSHVYSELGKKFGAAADPLRGDIKSFRKILRECRKAKEVLSTTDETQVQLEGLSGDIDIIVSVTRAMMEQAALPFLQAVRAMLTAIKEKLPVPSATEDGSQAAAVPPRVEVIGGGWRSVCVMEAIREVFGITRVGVSLDANLSVAEGSAILAEVRQLTIARQQDEEQTAQATTASSVAEAHQVELIGFEVLDANSPINRPLSEAGVRAVTEWIMLEKQMEDSDARIHERLAALNRLDSYILQTLAAVDNCAASSEKKTEMRAYIEEVDAYVRSEGDEASSVELNEKLAAVQAHVTEHFSEIEAYYESVRAEEKRKEEELVKLSKERQEDESDLKSDPQRLRMAQKRREQGQGLFREECWAEAQTRFVQALSILGQLYDTSSEENKTKKREISLSCYLNIASCSVKLGLWKNAVNNCTNALELVPDHPKALFRRGQAYSALKEYEEAVTDLEKAKAVSQDDPVVVAELNKAKAALGAEKAKTKKMFAKMFS